CAAAATACTGTTGCTCCAATTGTTTCATTAAAACAGAATCGCCTTGTTCCTCTGCCATATTGTATTGTTGGTAGATAGAATTCATTTGATTGTCAAAAATGAGCATGCTATCCTGAATGCTTAAATACTCATTATGTACAGCCGATCCTGAGATTTTTTCCTGACCCGGTTTTTCAAAATTTCCGGTGATTTGAATTGGACTATTTTCTGCAAAGAAGTTGACAATGTAATTTCTCTTTCGGTCTCCAAATGAGAAAAAATCTGCACCGTCTACATGTCCAGTGAAATGGAATTTTCCGCTATCTCCGCTTACAGAATCGATGAGCACCCAATTAAAGTCTTTGAAGACATACAAAAACGCAGAATCCATGCTGGTTTTGCCAATCTCTATCTGGATCTCATAACCCGGAACTGAAGGTTCTTTTGGGGCTTCTGAACTGGAATTGCATGAAGAGAAATATCCGATCATCAGAATGGAAATAACAAACTTGAACATAGAATGAACCATAGTAGAAAATAAAGATTGATAAAATGAAGGGTAAATAAAAAGGATTTGAGTGACTTTACCAATTAAAGTAGTGAGATAATCCTAACCATACAGCGATCCAGGCCAAACCTTTAAGCAAAAAGAAAGCGAACCCCACCCAGCCAATACGCTTGAGCCACAGCATGATTTTTTGATTGATTTTTTTCAAATTTAGATTTCTTTAAAGAGGGCAAAATTAAGGGTTCTGGTGAATTGGGATAGAATAAAAAAAGCTTAATATGTAATGAATTGTCATTTTAATCCATCACATATTAAGCTTTTACTTTTTGTTGACAGTGGTTTATTCCACCCAGTCTGCTACAAATAAATTCGTTTCGTGTGTTCCACCATTGTTACGGTTAGAAGACCAAACCAGGTGTTTACCGTTGTTTGAAAATACAGGAAATGCATCAAATACACCATCGTAAGTGATTTTAGTTAAACCAGTACCATCGGTATTGATCATGAACAAGTTGAAAGGAAAACCTTTTTCGTTTTCATGGTTAGAAGAGAACAATACTTTTTTACCACCAGGGTGGAAGAAAGGTGCCCAGTTTGCTCCGCCTAATTTTGTAAGTTGTCTTAAGTTACTGCCATCTACGTTACAGATATAAAGCTCCATTTCAGTTGGCATTACTTGTCCTTGTGCCAATAACTCTTTATACACTTTGATCTCTTCTTCTGTTTTAGGACGAGAAGAACGGAAGATTAATTGGGTTCCATCCGGAGAAAAGAAAGCACCACCATCATATCCTAATTCATGTGTAACTTGCTTCACATCGCTACCATCAATATTCATAGTGAAAAGTTCTAAATCTCCAGTTCTTAAAGATGTAAATACGATTTTATCACCTTTTGGGGAAACTGTAGCTTCAGCATCATATCCTTCCCAATCCGTAAGTTGTTTAACGATGTTTCCTTCTAAATCCGCAACAAAAATGTCGAAGTCAGGATAAATTGGCCAGATGTATTTTCCATCTGCTCTTTTTTCAGGAACTGGAGGACAAGCTGAATCTCCTAAATGTGTAGAAGCATATACAATAGTACTGTCACCTGGTAAGAAATAAGAACATGTGGTTCTACCCAAACCTGTACTTACTAATTGTGGTTTGTTATTTACCATATCATCTTTTTGCCAATCTGCCACAAATATCTGGTCGCATTCCGCGCCCCATTTGTCATACTTCGCCTGGAAAACCAATTTTGAATCGTCAAAACTCCAGTATGCTTCAGCAATATCACCACCTTGAGTCAATTGACGCACATTCGTTAAATGTGTTTCTTCTTTATAGTGAACTTCACTCTTCTTAGTAGCTCCGGTATGTCCATCCGCATCACCGTGTTCGTGATGTTCTCCATCTTTATGCGCATGTTTGTTTTGATCTTGAGATGCGCCACAAGATGCTAGAATAAATGTAGGTACAAGTAGCGAAAGAAATAACTTTTTCATGTTTGGTATATTTTGAGGTCGCGAAAATAATATTTCATAACATCCCAGAATATGGCATTTATCATGTTTACTTTTCATGACATTTCTCTGACAATAGACATGATTTTGCTCAATCAGTGTAGATAGGGGATGTTTAATTTCGCATCTTTAAAACAATAATCCGAATCAAATGAAGAATTACATACTGTTAGCAATCTTCGGATTCAGCGTAATCACAAGCTTTGCGCAAGATCCGAAATCTGATATGATCGAAGTAGTGAATTATCTGGCTAGCGATAAACTAGAAGGAAGAGAAACCGGAACTAAAGCAGAACGTAAAGCGGCAAAGTATCTGGTAAAACAGTTTAAAACGATTGGGTTGGCACCAAAAGGTGAAGATGGGTTCTATCAGGATTTTACTTATACTCCAAAACCTAATCCACATATGGCTCCATCTGAGCAAAACAAAAATTATGATCCCGTAACCGGTAGAAATGTAATTGGATATATTGATAATGGCGCAGAATACACTGTGGTTTTAGGAGCTCATTACGATCATTTAGGTATGGGTGGTGAAGGTTCCAGATATAAAGGTGAACCAGCTGTACATAATGGTGCGGATGACAATGCCAGTGGAGTAGCGATGATTCTGGAGTTAGCGAAGTACTTAAAAGAAAACAATAAGAACCACAATTATTTGATTTTAGCTTTTTCGGGAGAAGAGAAAGGACTTTGGGGTTCAAATTATTTCATGAAAAATCCGACTATCGATACCAATAAGATTTCTTACATGATCAATTTTGACATGGTAGGAAGGCTTTCTGCTTCGTATAAATTGGCAGTGTATGGAACGGGAACTTCACCGAGTTTTGATCCGGTATTGGATCAGGCAAATGATCCTGTGAAATTTCATTTAATGAAAAAGGAATCAGGTGTTGGACCATCAGATCATACTTCGTTTTATTTAAAAGGGTATCCGGTATTACATTTCTTTACCGGACAACATGAGGATTACCATAAACCAAGTGATGATGCAGATAAAATCAATTATGATGGAATGGTATTGATCTTGAATTATGTGGAGGAAGTAATTGGTAAGTTAGATGGAGAAGGGAAGTTGGAATACCGTAAAACTAAGGATGAAGACTCTCGTAAAGCACCAAAGTATTCTGTGACACTAGGTGTTGTTCCTGATTATTTATATGATGGCAAAGGAATGCGTATTGATGGAACCAGCCCGGGAAAACCTGCGGAGAAAGCCGGAATGAAAGCTGGTGATGTGGTGATCAAAATGGGCGATATTGATGTGCCTGATATGATGGGGTATATGAAAGCATTGAGTCAGTTTAAAAAAGGGCAAGAAACAGATGTTGTCGTTTTAAGAGAAGGGAAAGAGGTGACATTACATGTAACTTTTTAATCATAATATAATTTAAAAGAAAAGCCCCGTCAGAAACTTCTGACGGGGCTTTTTTATGCGGATTATTTAGATCTCCTTTGGGGAACTCTATACTTCAAGCCCAGTGTAAATATACCGTCACTTAAGGTGAAGTTGTTCTGGTTTACAGACTTTTCAGGATTAAGAAGAGGTGATGAATCATAGTTTATTTGATATCTAAGACTAAAATAGTGATGGTCAGAAACCCGTAGACTTATTCCTAAGTTTAGGTAGCTTCCTAAAACAAATCGATTGATCTGATTTTTAAATTCAAAGGTTTTAGGTAAACCATTGTAATGAAACAATACGGCCCCATATAAACCACCACCAAATATGAATTGATGGTTTTTACCAAAATTTAGATCAAAACCTATTGGTATTTTAAAATAGTTTAATGCGGTATCATTCTGTTTTCTATTTGCATACCATAACCCGGTACGTAAAGAGATGAATGCCTTCCAGGGAGAATAATCATATGAAACTCCTGCACTTAGATGTTGAGGCTGATTTCTTAAGAAAGG
This genomic interval from bacterium SCSIO 12643 contains the following:
- a CDS encoding PD40 domain-containing protein, which encodes MKKLFLSLLVPTFILASCGASQDQNKHAHKDGEHHEHGDADGHTGATKKSEVHYKEETHLTNVRQLTQGGDIAEAYWSFDDSKLVFQAKYDKWGAECDQIFVADWQKDDMVNNKPQLVSTGLGRTTCSYFLPGDSTIVYASTHLGDSACPPVPEKRADGKYIWPIYPDFDIFVADLEGNIVKQLTDWEGYDAEATVSPKGDKIVFTSLRTGDLELFTMNIDGSDVKQVTHELGYDGGAFFSPDGTQLIFRSSRPKTEEEIKVYKELLAQGQVMPTEMELYICNVDGSNLRQLTKLGGANWAPFFHPGGKKVLFSSNHENEKGFPFNLFMINTDGTGLTKITYDGVFDAFPVFSNNGKHLVWSSNRNNGGTHETNLFVADWVE
- a CDS encoding M20/M25/M40 family metallo-hydrolase; its protein translation is MKNYILLAIFGFSVITSFAQDPKSDMIEVVNYLASDKLEGRETGTKAERKAAKYLVKQFKTIGLAPKGEDGFYQDFTYTPKPNPHMAPSEQNKNYDPVTGRNVIGYIDNGAEYTVVLGAHYDHLGMGGEGSRYKGEPAVHNGADDNASGVAMILELAKYLKENNKNHNYLILAFSGEEKGLWGSNYFMKNPTIDTNKISYMINFDMVGRLSASYKLAVYGTGTSPSFDPVLDQANDPVKFHLMKKESGVGPSDHTSFYLKGYPVLHFFTGQHEDYHKPSDDADKINYDGMVLILNYVEEVIGKLDGEGKLEYRKTKDEDSRKAPKYSVTLGVVPDYLYDGKGMRIDGTSPGKPAEKAGMKAGDVVIKMGDIDVPDMMGYMKALSQFKKGQETDVVVLREGKEVTLHVTF
- a CDS encoding outer membrane beta-barrel protein, translated to MRPYLFFLLFNSVLFYPILASGQKNDWGLNIGYGISNFSPGSKTVINPFLRNQPQHLSAGVSYDYSPWKAFISLRTGLWYANRKQNDTALNYFKIPIGFDLNFGKNHQFIFGGGLYGAVLFHYNGLPKTFEFKNQINRFVLGSYLNLGISLRVSDHHYFSLRYQINYDSSPLLNPEKSVNQNNFTLSDGIFTLGLKYRVPQRRSK